In the Arthrobacter sp. 31Y genome, one interval contains:
- the rpsT gene encoding 30S ribosomal protein S20, producing MANIKSQKKRILTNEKARLRNNAVKSELKTAIRAVSTAVESADKDAAGTALVAASRKLDKAVSKGVIHKNNAANRKSAISKKVNAL from the coding sequence GTGGCTAATATCAAGTCCCAGAAGAAGCGCATCCTCACCAACGAGAAGGCTCGCCTGCGTAACAACGCTGTCAAGTCTGAGCTGAAGACGGCCATCCGCGCCGTCAGCACCGCCGTTGAGTCTGCCGACAAGGATGCTGCTGGAACTGCACTTGTTGCTGCCAGCCGCAAGCTGGACAAGGCTGTCAGCAAGGGCGTTATTCACAAGAACAACGCTGCAAACCGCAAGTCTGCGATCTCCAAGAAGGTCAACGCACTCTAA
- a CDS encoding type II toxin-antitoxin system PemK/MazF family toxin, whose product MAFDLRPVGKLLLRSLKALRGSASKAGAPSGASRKIPSSQRTRRAAVGPQSRSYPGDYRGSVKVNYSPKPDGQPDPGEIVWSWVPYEEDHTQGKDRPVLLVGRDGTWLLGLMLTSKDHDNGNRAGDYVDIGAGSWDRQGRPSEINVGRIIRLDPHAVRREGAVLGKSQFREVVRALQERR is encoded by the coding sequence ATGGCTTTCGACTTGCGCCCCGTGGGCAAACTTCTCCTGCGATCACTCAAAGCACTCCGAGGCAGCGCCAGCAAAGCCGGAGCCCCGTCCGGCGCGTCCAGGAAGATTCCCTCCAGCCAGCGAACCCGGCGGGCTGCCGTCGGACCTCAATCTAGGTCCTACCCGGGCGACTATCGCGGTTCGGTCAAAGTCAACTACTCCCCCAAGCCGGATGGCCAGCCGGATCCCGGGGAGATCGTGTGGAGCTGGGTCCCGTACGAAGAAGACCACACGCAAGGCAAGGACCGGCCCGTCCTTCTGGTTGGGCGGGACGGCACATGGCTTTTAGGGCTCATGTTGACGTCCAAGGACCACGACAACGGCAACAGGGCTGGAGACTACGTTGATATCGGTGCAGGCTCCTGGGATCGGCAAGGCAGGCCAAGTGAGATCAACGTTGGCCGGATTATCCGCCTGGATCCCCACGCTGTCCGTCGCGAGGGCGCAGTCCTGGGAAAGTCGCAGTTCCGGGAAGTAGTCCGGGCGCTTCAAGAGCGGCGATAG
- the hemW gene encoding radical SAM family heme chaperone HemW translates to MPSVLPLGDPAPADGILPPQVLAGVEHRKFGLYVHIPFCAVRCGYCDFNTYTATELGGGASQDAYAATAVSELDFASLALDASGLPRRPLSTVFFGGGTPTLLPAEDLARILKAAIGHWGLEPGAEVTTEANPDSVTPESLRVLADAGFTRVSFGMQSAVPHVLKVLDRTHTPSRVPLVVQWAREAGLAVSLDLIYGTPGESMADWQLSLETALSYQPDHISAYALIVEDGTKLAAQIRRGEVPGIDDDDHASKYELADRLISDAGLHWYEVSNWSRTPEQACRHNLAYWRGDDWWGIGPGAHSHVGGVRWWNVKHPTAYASRLGNASSPAAGRETLDAETREVERIMLEARLGTGLSVDALGAIGRHAMAGLIADQLVDPVQAFKGRLVLTLKGRLLADAVVRRILPD, encoded by the coding sequence ATGCCCAGCGTCCTACCTTTGGGCGACCCGGCACCTGCGGACGGCATCTTGCCTCCGCAGGTGTTGGCTGGCGTCGAGCACCGCAAGTTCGGGCTCTATGTCCACATACCGTTCTGCGCAGTGCGTTGTGGTTATTGCGATTTCAACACCTACACAGCGACGGAGCTCGGTGGTGGTGCCTCTCAGGACGCGTACGCTGCTACGGCCGTCTCTGAATTGGACTTCGCCTCGCTGGCGCTGGACGCCTCCGGACTGCCCAGACGTCCCCTCAGTACTGTCTTCTTCGGCGGTGGCACTCCCACTCTTCTCCCGGCTGAAGACCTGGCTCGGATACTGAAGGCCGCCATCGGCCACTGGGGCCTTGAACCCGGCGCCGAAGTCACTACCGAAGCCAATCCTGATTCCGTGACTCCTGAATCCCTGAGGGTTCTGGCCGACGCAGGCTTCACCCGGGTCTCTTTTGGCATGCAGTCAGCCGTCCCGCACGTTCTGAAGGTCCTGGACCGCACCCACACGCCGAGCCGAGTACCCCTTGTGGTGCAGTGGGCGCGTGAGGCCGGCCTTGCCGTGAGCCTGGACCTCATCTACGGCACCCCCGGAGAGTCCATGGCTGATTGGCAGCTGTCACTTGAAACGGCATTGTCCTACCAACCGGACCACATCAGTGCCTACGCGTTGATTGTGGAGGACGGCACCAAACTCGCCGCCCAGATACGTCGCGGTGAGGTACCGGGCATTGATGACGACGACCACGCCTCCAAATACGAGCTGGCAGACAGATTGATCTCTGACGCGGGCCTGCACTGGTATGAGGTCAGCAACTGGTCACGGACGCCGGAACAAGCTTGCCGTCACAATCTTGCCTACTGGCGGGGAGATGATTGGTGGGGCATCGGACCCGGCGCGCACTCCCACGTCGGAGGCGTCCGGTGGTGGAACGTCAAGCACCCCACGGCGTATGCCTCAAGGCTCGGTAACGCAAGCTCTCCGGCTGCCGGGCGGGAAACTCTCGACGCCGAAACCCGGGAAGTCGAGCGCATCATGCTTGAGGCCCGGCTCGGCACAGGATTGTCCGTGGATGCCTTGGGCGCGATCGGACGTCACGCGATGGCAGGCCTCATTGCTGACCAACTGGTAGACCCTGTACAGGCGTTCAAAGGCCGCCTCGTCCTGACGCTGAAGGGTAGGCTCTTGGCTGACGCCGTAGTCCGAAGGATCCTGCCAGACTGA
- the holA gene encoding DNA polymerase III subunit delta, with the protein MAAAQNTRAKSVAANNVSWRDATPAAVVLIMGPEEYLGIRAMDGIRSHVRTTTPDVELSRLNAGSYEAGSLAMTVTPSLFGEDKLIEVEGLEAMNDAFLADGLAYLQHPDQDVVLVLRHSGGVRGKKLLDAVKSAGWPVIDCQPLKKDSDKTAFVVSEFRAGGRRIEGEAVQALVNAVGANLSELAAACNQLIADATTAVTAETVERYYGGRVEATAFKVADAAMAGNGPVALSTLRHALATGVDPVPLVAALAAKLRTLAKVAGANGSPATIAKNLGMQPWLVEQAQRDVRRWTPEGLIRSIQVIAEADAQVKGESRDPVYAVEHAVTVIATSASRR; encoded by the coding sequence GTGGCTGCTGCCCAAAACACCCGGGCCAAGAGCGTCGCGGCGAACAACGTCAGCTGGCGGGATGCGACGCCGGCCGCCGTAGTCCTGATCATGGGCCCGGAAGAGTACCTGGGTATCCGCGCCATGGATGGCATCCGTAGCCACGTACGAACCACTACGCCGGACGTCGAGCTCAGCCGGTTGAATGCGGGCTCCTACGAGGCCGGCTCACTGGCTATGACCGTCACGCCGTCCCTTTTCGGTGAGGACAAGCTCATTGAGGTTGAGGGTCTTGAAGCCATGAACGACGCTTTTCTGGCCGACGGATTGGCCTACCTTCAGCATCCGGACCAGGACGTTGTCCTCGTCCTGCGCCACTCCGGGGGAGTTCGTGGCAAGAAGCTGCTCGACGCCGTGAAGTCCGCCGGCTGGCCCGTCATTGATTGCCAGCCCCTGAAGAAGGACTCGGACAAGACGGCATTTGTCGTCTCTGAATTCAGGGCAGGTGGGCGCCGCATTGAGGGCGAGGCTGTCCAGGCGTTGGTCAATGCGGTGGGCGCCAATCTCTCAGAACTCGCTGCGGCCTGCAATCAGCTCATTGCCGATGCCACCACTGCTGTCACAGCTGAAACCGTGGAGCGCTACTACGGTGGCCGGGTGGAAGCCACGGCATTCAAGGTTGCCGACGCTGCCATGGCCGGCAACGGACCCGTGGCATTGTCCACCCTGCGTCACGCCCTGGCCACCGGCGTTGATCCGGTTCCTTTGGTTGCGGCACTCGCGGCCAAGCTGCGGACCCTGGCCAAAGTTGCCGGTGCAAATGGATCTCCTGCCACCATCGCCAAAAACCTGGGAATGCAGCCTTGGCTTGTGGAGCAGGCACAACGTGACGTGCGTCGCTGGACTCCCGAAGGTCTGATCCGCTCCATCCAAGTCATCGCAGAAGCGGATGCCCAGGTGAAGGGCGAGTCGCGTGACCCGGTCTACGCAGTGGAGCACGCGGTCACGGTGATAGCCACTTCGGCCAGCCGCCGTTGA
- a CDS encoding DUF3097 domain-containing protein — MALNNWGPQDLSAPGKKQLPEVAVQRGMVLEDVQSGWVGEVTRVEKSGGMHVVSLEDRRGKTKSFQLGFGFLLEGQAIRLMPPAPRPAASAVPSGRTASGSVRVQGQRAQVAKASRIWVEGKHDAELVEKVWGDDLRVEGIVVEPLHGVDDLKSAIADFNPGSGRRLGILVDHLVPGSKESRIAADAMTVPGAAGNVLIVGHPYVDVWQAIRPKVLGIDAWPAVPRGIDWKTGILSAFGWPHETAEDVGLGWQRLLGAVRSYADLEASLLGRVEEVIDFLTVP, encoded by the coding sequence TTGGCTTTGAACAATTGGGGTCCGCAGGATCTGTCCGCTCCAGGCAAAAAACAATTGCCGGAAGTAGCCGTCCAACGGGGAATGGTCCTCGAGGACGTGCAGTCGGGCTGGGTGGGCGAAGTCACGCGGGTAGAGAAATCGGGCGGCATGCACGTGGTTTCCCTTGAAGACCGGCGGGGAAAGACCAAATCGTTCCAACTGGGATTTGGCTTCCTGCTTGAAGGGCAGGCCATACGGTTGATGCCTCCTGCTCCACGCCCCGCAGCGTCCGCCGTTCCGTCTGGCCGGACGGCCTCAGGATCCGTGAGGGTCCAGGGACAACGGGCACAGGTAGCCAAGGCCAGCCGCATCTGGGTGGAAGGAAAACACGACGCCGAACTCGTGGAGAAGGTCTGGGGAGACGATCTCCGGGTAGAGGGCATCGTGGTGGAGCCACTGCATGGCGTTGATGATTTGAAGTCCGCCATCGCCGATTTTAATCCCGGTTCAGGCCGCCGGCTTGGCATCCTCGTAGACCATCTTGTCCCCGGCTCCAAAGAGTCCCGCATTGCCGCCGACGCCATGACAGTACCCGGGGCTGCGGGAAACGTCCTCATTGTTGGACACCCCTACGTGGATGTCTGGCAGGCAATCCGACCCAAGGTCCTGGGCATTGACGCGTGGCCCGCAGTGCCTCGCGGGATCGATTGGAAGACGGGAATCCTCAGTGCCTTCGGCTGGCCGCACGAGACTGCTGAGGACGTAGGCTTGGGCTGGCAACGACTCCTGGGGGCAGTCCGCTCCTATGCCGACCTTGAGGCATCGTTGCTGGGTCGCGTCGAAGAGGTCATTGATTTTCTGACGGTTCCCTGA
- a CDS encoding ComEC/Rec2 family competence protein, which produces MPALAGDTASPIRTDLRLVPTVLVTWSVALIGSLIDAAWSAALAGGLGLAGLLLLARARRYGSATQRARTISATLALAGVLGAAVAVSCAVTANTREVGPLAEAVAGGSGVLIEVQITGVPAEVPVPGHSGGNRWSVTAVLVEVTSKGSVTQGSADVMVVGGNGWQNVRPGQHVRTSGTLKAVREGQPQAALLSASSAPVVIGSAFDVRQSAFDVRRQFVAASGWLPPDPAGLMPGMVTGDTSALPESLEADMKTTGMTHLTAVSGANCSLVLGGFVLLARCIRLTRPLAGAFAACGLTAFVVMVGPDPSVLRAAVMGTVGLAALVGGLRVRSLTFLCLATIILLLLDPGMAANVGFLLSVLATLGIVLLASRMASWIPSIVPRWLAAGFAVPLSAQLLCGPVIVALQPQFTPYALITNVVAGPLVAPITIFGTVAVPLAVVFPWLAVVPVAVAGGCAGVVAGLARFFAHLPGASLPWAEGPAGVSAMAALSLTSVLVVWMVLHPSGVMCHVMALHRGVMQVLEHGVWRRHGRLEASKETSGRNHLWLLPKTPGPRASRRTTSAGGMRRRPP; this is translated from the coding sequence GTGCCTGCTCTTGCGGGGGACACGGCGTCACCGATTCGCACGGATTTGAGGCTGGTCCCTACTGTGCTGGTTACGTGGTCTGTTGCACTCATCGGGTCCTTGATCGACGCAGCGTGGTCCGCAGCGCTGGCAGGAGGCTTGGGCTTGGCGGGGCTTCTGCTGCTGGCAAGGGCACGGCGTTATGGGTCAGCCACGCAACGTGCAAGAACGATTTCTGCAACCCTTGCCTTGGCAGGTGTCCTGGGTGCGGCAGTGGCTGTGAGTTGTGCCGTCACGGCCAACACGCGGGAAGTGGGGCCGCTCGCTGAAGCTGTGGCAGGGGGAAGCGGTGTCCTCATTGAGGTGCAGATCACCGGAGTTCCTGCTGAGGTCCCCGTGCCGGGACACTCCGGTGGAAATCGATGGTCGGTTACTGCGGTTTTGGTTGAAGTCACCTCCAAGGGTTCCGTGACGCAAGGCTCCGCAGACGTGATGGTGGTCGGTGGAAATGGCTGGCAAAACGTGCGGCCCGGGCAGCACGTCAGAACGTCGGGAACGTTGAAGGCCGTGCGTGAAGGACAACCGCAGGCGGCACTCCTATCGGCTTCCTCTGCTCCCGTTGTCATCGGGTCTGCTTTTGATGTCCGGCAGTCCGCCTTCGATGTGAGGAGGCAATTCGTCGCAGCGTCAGGGTGGTTGCCTCCGGACCCGGCCGGTCTGATGCCAGGGATGGTCACCGGAGATACCAGCGCGCTGCCTGAAAGCCTCGAGGCAGATATGAAGACAACAGGAATGACACATCTAACTGCGGTCAGTGGAGCCAACTGCAGTTTGGTGCTGGGAGGTTTCGTCCTCTTGGCGAGATGCATCAGGTTGACCCGCCCGCTGGCCGGAGCTTTTGCGGCATGCGGTCTGACGGCCTTTGTTGTCATGGTCGGTCCTGATCCGAGTGTTCTACGAGCTGCTGTCATGGGGACCGTAGGGCTGGCTGCCTTGGTTGGAGGCCTGCGGGTTCGTTCCCTGACCTTCCTCTGCCTTGCCACCATCATTCTGTTGCTGCTGGATCCGGGCATGGCTGCAAATGTCGGGTTCCTCCTGTCTGTCCTGGCAACCTTGGGTATCGTCTTGCTGGCCAGCCGCATGGCGTCGTGGATACCTTCCATCGTGCCGCGCTGGCTGGCCGCCGGATTCGCCGTTCCACTTTCCGCGCAATTGCTGTGTGGCCCGGTCATCGTGGCCCTCCAGCCGCAGTTCACACCGTATGCTCTGATCACCAATGTGGTGGCTGGTCCTTTGGTAGCGCCAATAACGATTTTCGGAACAGTTGCCGTTCCGCTGGCTGTGGTCTTTCCGTGGCTGGCGGTGGTGCCCGTCGCTGTGGCAGGGGGATGCGCAGGAGTTGTGGCCGGCTTGGCCCGGTTCTTCGCCCATCTGCCCGGGGCATCCCTCCCGTGGGCCGAAGGTCCAGCGGGGGTGTCGGCAATGGCGGCCCTTTCGCTAACGTCCGTCCTTGTGGTCTGGATGGTGCTGCACCCGTCAGGAGTGATGTGTCACGTCATGGCGTTGCATCGCGGGGTAATGCAGGTTCTGGAGCACGGAGTATGGCGTAGACATGGCAGACTTGAAGCCAGCAAAGAAACGTCCGGAAGGAACCACCTGTGGCTGCTGCCCAAAACACCCGGGCCAAGAGCGTCGCGGCGAACAACGTCAGCTGGCGGGATGCGACGCCGGCCGCCGTAG
- the lepA gene encoding translation elongation factor 4, with the protein MSPMARTAPVPAATDPAIIRNFCIIAHIDHGKSTLADRMLQYTGVVSKRDMKAQYLDRMDIERERGITIKSQAVRMPWELDGNSYALNMIDTPGHVDFTYEVSRSLAACEGAVLLVDAAQGIEAQTLANLYLAMENNLTIIPVLNKIDLPAAQPEKYAAELANLIGGDPEDVLKVSGKTGVGVEALLDKIVRDLPAPVGDPNAPARAMIFDSVYDTYRGVVTYVRVVDGMLHPRERIQMMSTRATHELLEIGVSSPEPTPSKGLGVGEVGYLITGVKDVRQSKVGDTVTNLAKPASESLSGYADAKPMVFSGLYPLDGTDYPVLRDALEKLMLNDAALVYEPETSAALGFGFRVGFLGLLHLEITRERLEREYNLDLISTAPNVEYEVTLEDKKVIHVTNPSEYPTGKISEVREPMVSATILAPNEFVGSIMELCQSRRGQMRGMDYLSEDRVELRYWIPLAEIVFDFFDLLKSKTRGYASLDWKADGEQVADLVKVDILLQGEQVDAFSAITHRDKAYAYGVMMTGKLRELIPRQQFEVPIQAAIGSRIIARESIRAIRKDVLAKCYGGDITRKRKLLEKQKEGKKRMKMVGRVEVPQEAFIAALTTDESKDKAKK; encoded by the coding sequence GTGTCTCCCATGGCCCGCACCGCACCGGTGCCCGCCGCTACAGATCCGGCCATCATCCGGAACTTCTGCATCATTGCCCACATTGACCACGGTAAGTCCACCTTGGCCGATCGCATGCTGCAGTACACCGGCGTCGTTAGCAAACGCGACATGAAGGCCCAGTATCTGGACCGCATGGATATCGAACGTGAGCGCGGTATCACCATCAAGTCCCAGGCTGTCCGCATGCCATGGGAACTTGATGGCAACAGCTACGCGCTGAACATGATCGATACCCCTGGCCACGTCGACTTCACCTATGAGGTTTCCCGCTCGCTTGCCGCTTGTGAAGGCGCTGTGCTGCTGGTTGATGCGGCCCAGGGCATTGAGGCCCAAACCCTTGCCAACCTATATCTGGCAATGGAAAACAACCTCACCATCATTCCTGTACTGAACAAGATCGACCTCCCGGCCGCCCAGCCTGAAAAGTATGCGGCAGAGCTTGCCAACCTCATCGGTGGCGATCCCGAGGACGTCCTCAAGGTTTCCGGCAAAACCGGAGTAGGCGTCGAAGCGCTACTGGACAAGATTGTCCGCGATCTCCCTGCCCCGGTTGGCGATCCCAACGCTCCCGCCCGCGCCATGATCTTCGACTCCGTCTATGACACCTACCGCGGCGTGGTGACCTACGTCCGTGTGGTGGACGGCATGCTCCACCCGCGCGAACGCATTCAGATGATGTCCACCCGGGCAACGCACGAGCTCCTGGAGATTGGTGTCAGCTCCCCGGAACCCACGCCGTCCAAGGGCCTCGGTGTGGGCGAGGTGGGCTACCTGATTACGGGTGTGAAGGATGTCCGCCAGTCCAAGGTTGGCGATACTGTCACTAACCTTGCCAAGCCGGCGTCGGAGTCGTTGAGCGGTTACGCCGACGCCAAGCCGATGGTCTTCTCGGGTCTTTACCCGTTGGACGGAACGGATTACCCGGTACTCCGTGACGCCCTCGAAAAACTGATGCTCAACGATGCCGCGCTGGTTTATGAGCCAGAGACGTCCGCGGCACTGGGCTTCGGTTTCCGCGTAGGCTTCCTGGGTTTGCTTCACCTCGAGATCACGCGTGAGCGCCTCGAACGGGAGTACAACCTCGACCTCATCTCCACTGCTCCCAACGTGGAGTACGAGGTAACACTCGAGGACAAAAAGGTCATCCACGTGACCAACCCCAGCGAATACCCCACGGGTAAAATCTCCGAGGTCCGCGAACCGATGGTGTCCGCCACTATACTGGCGCCCAACGAATTCGTGGGTTCCATCATGGAGCTGTGCCAGAGCCGGCGCGGCCAGATGCGGGGCATGGACTACTTGTCTGAAGACCGCGTGGAGCTTCGTTACTGGATCCCGCTCGCGGAGATTGTGTTCGACTTCTTCGACCTCTTGAAGTCCAAGACCCGCGGCTACGCCTCGCTGGACTGGAAGGCCGACGGCGAGCAGGTGGCCGACCTCGTCAAGGTAGACATCCTGTTGCAGGGCGAGCAAGTGGACGCCTTCAGCGCCATCACCCACCGCGATAAGGCCTACGCCTACGGCGTGATGATGACCGGGAAGCTCCGGGAGCTTATTCCGCGGCAGCAATTCGAGGTGCCCATCCAGGCCGCCATCGGATCCCGCATCATTGCCCGCGAGAGCATCCGGGCCATCCGCAAGGACGTTCTTGCTAAGTGCTACGGCGGTGACATTACCCGTAAGCGCAAGCTGCTCGAGAAGCAAAAAGAAGGCAAGAAACGCATGAAGATGGTGGGTCGCGTGGAGGTGCCCCAAGAGGCATTTATCGCAGCCCTGACCACTGATGAGTCCAAGGACAAGGCCAAGAAGTAA
- a CDS encoding helix-hairpin-helix domain-containing protein — MPRRNRETSQDAASQAARQRFASHLGIRPQSPPLLELPPEPGPVPEDSDPESHAGHARTRWRTPWRVAALVAIAGVGIIAWHFWQSAVGQPSSEPLSPSFSSSPAVSSGPAVPEPPVSPQPEATGTGGSVVVHVAGAVQKPGVVSLPQGSRVFQAIDAAGGAGPNAELNGLNLAEVLSDGVKIHVPVIGEMQPEPAPLAGGSGSSGGSAAPAAKGAKVNINTASLEELGTLPRIGPVTAQGIIDWRKEHGSFASVDELDAVDGIGPKLMESLKDLVTVQGG; from the coding sequence ATGCCACGCCGGAACCGGGAAACCTCCCAAGATGCCGCATCGCAGGCAGCCCGGCAGCGCTTTGCCTCGCATCTGGGCATCCGCCCCCAATCCCCACCGCTCTTGGAGTTGCCCCCCGAACCTGGCCCTGTTCCTGAGGATTCAGATCCGGAAAGCCATGCGGGTCACGCACGGACCCGGTGGAGGACCCCGTGGCGGGTTGCTGCCTTGGTGGCCATCGCAGGAGTTGGCATCATTGCTTGGCACTTTTGGCAGTCGGCTGTTGGGCAGCCAAGTTCCGAGCCTCTCAGTCCTTCGTTTTCCTCCAGCCCGGCAGTTTCTTCCGGGCCAGCAGTGCCGGAGCCCCCGGTATCTCCGCAGCCAGAAGCCACAGGGACCGGCGGGAGCGTGGTGGTGCACGTCGCCGGTGCCGTGCAGAAGCCCGGCGTCGTGTCCTTGCCGCAGGGCAGCAGGGTCTTTCAGGCAATCGATGCAGCCGGTGGTGCTGGGCCCAACGCGGAACTCAATGGACTTAATCTTGCTGAGGTGCTCAGTGACGGCGTCAAAATTCACGTACCGGTGATCGGGGAGATGCAACCCGAACCCGCCCCGCTTGCCGGCGGTTCTGGTAGCTCTGGTGGGAGCGCGGCCCCTGCGGCTAAAGGGGCGAAGGTCAACATCAACACTGCGTCGCTGGAAGAACTGGGCACTCTGCCCAGAATCGGGCCCGTGACTGCACAAGGAATCATTGACTGGCGGAAAGAGCACGGCTCCTTTGCCTCGGTCGATGAACTTGACGCCGTGGACGGCATCGGCCCCAAGCTCATGGAGTCCCTCAAGGATCTGGTGACGGTGCAGGGTGGCTAG
- a CDS encoding DUF4870 domain-containing protein, translated as MADNAPEEPGSAAGRPQYHGAPANALPLTAGEDRQWATLAHFGGILGCLPSLLIYLIFRDRGPFTAQESKEALNFTLPPTIAAVLANILVLLPVVGNIFAVIATAIWVALTCFSVSAGIRVNHGQPHRYKINLRWIK; from the coding sequence GTGGCAGATAACGCTCCTGAAGAACCGGGCAGCGCCGCAGGCCGGCCCCAGTACCACGGCGCGCCTGCCAACGCACTCCCGTTGACGGCCGGCGAAGACAGGCAATGGGCTACCCTGGCCCACTTTGGCGGCATCCTGGGGTGCCTGCCGTCCCTTTTGATCTACTTGATTTTCCGGGATCGCGGACCGTTCACCGCACAGGAATCCAAGGAAGCGCTGAACTTCACACTGCCTCCCACCATCGCCGCCGTTCTGGCCAACATTCTGGTCCTGCTGCCTGTGGTGGGCAACATCTTCGCCGTCATCGCCACCGCAATCTGGGTGGCCCTGACGTGCTTCTCCGTCTCGGCAGGCATCCGTGTAAACCACGGGCAGCCTCACCGGTACAAGATCAACCTGCGCTGGATTAAGTAA
- a CDS encoding DegV family protein, with protein sequence MPEREPPAWIWLKERVARLRQPTAPVAVADVPLAAVVKTAIVTDSAAALPPDWVSAFTADGRLAVVPMPVMVGTEIYGEGEDDITQTLSLALASGASVKTSRPSPGQFEQAYLAAQRQGFESVVSIHISSELSGTADAARLAAARVTIPVEIVDSRTVGMAQGMGVQSAVVAAADGQRAAEVRGFAEKRMERTKVYFYVPSLEQLRRGGRIGAAASWFGTVLAIKPILAVDGGRIVPLEKVRSAVRAIARLEEIVADEVASRPAGQQRLAVHHFGNQLEAEALAARLKEKFPDCPPPQISALPAVLAAHAGLGVLAVIVGESSTPTD encoded by the coding sequence GTGCCTGAGCGAGAACCACCCGCATGGATTTGGCTCAAGGAAAGAGTGGCGCGTCTCCGCCAGCCCACCGCACCGGTTGCTGTCGCGGACGTGCCGTTGGCCGCCGTCGTCAAGACCGCAATCGTCACCGATTCCGCAGCTGCCCTCCCTCCGGATTGGGTGTCTGCCTTCACCGCCGACGGACGCCTCGCTGTTGTTCCCATGCCGGTCATGGTCGGGACTGAAATCTATGGCGAGGGCGAAGACGACATCACCCAAACGCTCTCGCTTGCTCTTGCCTCCGGAGCCTCAGTGAAAACGTCACGGCCATCACCGGGCCAGTTTGAACAGGCGTACCTCGCTGCGCAGCGCCAAGGCTTCGAGTCCGTGGTCTCCATCCATATTTCTTCCGAGCTCTCCGGGACTGCTGACGCCGCAAGATTGGCTGCCGCAAGGGTCACCATTCCGGTCGAAATAGTTGACTCGCGCACAGTGGGAATGGCTCAGGGAATGGGCGTTCAGAGTGCCGTCGTAGCGGCGGCCGATGGCCAAAGGGCGGCAGAAGTCCGCGGCTTCGCCGAAAAGCGCATGGAGCGCACCAAAGTCTATTTCTACGTACCCAGCCTCGAACAATTGAGGCGCGGTGGCCGTATTGGCGCGGCAGCGTCCTGGTTCGGTACCGTCCTGGCCATCAAGCCCATCCTGGCGGTCGACGGCGGCAGGATCGTACCGCTGGAAAAAGTCCGTTCCGCTGTGCGCGCCATAGCCCGCCTTGAGGAGATTGTCGCCGACGAAGTAGCTTCCCGCCCCGCCGGGCAGCAACGATTGGCGGTGCACCACTTTGGCAATCAACTGGAGGCCGAAGCTTTGGCAGCCCGCCTGAAGGAAAAATTCCCGGACTGCCCTCCACCCCAAATCAGCGCCCTCCCGGCTGTCCTGGCAGCACATGCAGGATTGGGCGTACTTGCAGTCATCGTGGGGGAGAGCAGTACCCCTACAGACTGA